One region of Mesotoga infera genomic DNA includes:
- a CDS encoding glycosyltransferase family 2 protein: protein MVRSLKLPTVSVIVPARNEEKFIERCVESLLDCDYPGELIEVIVVDGMSEDGTRDIVNEISIRDNRLLLIDNEKKITPVAMNLGVKASKGEYIFLSGAHSEMPSDYISKCVKHAIETGADNVGGVMKTVPRVKSSVGMAISKVLSSPLGVGGAKFRTGVSKPTEVDTVPFGCYKREVFDRIGYFNEQLVRNQDIEFNLRLKRAGGRIILFPDIELTYYSRSTFKELWKNNFGNGFWIIAGSKYADLPFSIRHLVPLIFVLTLLIGIVFCVFLTIVCKLLLIILGVYFLLTLFESFTKRESFSVSVLMILAFPILHISYGIGSLCAIIFSLRAVKS, encoded by the coding sequence GTGGTGAGGAGTTTGAAGCTTCCAACAGTGTCTGTTATTGTGCCCGCGAGAAACGAAGAAAAGTTCATCGAGAGATGCGTTGAGTCACTTCTAGATTGCGACTACCCCGGAGAACTCATAGAGGTAATCGTGGTTGATGGAATGAGTGAAGATGGGACAAGAGATATCGTCAACGAAATCTCAATACGAGACAACAGACTACTGTTAATTGACAACGAAAAGAAGATAACTCCCGTTGCGATGAACTTAGGAGTGAAAGCTTCAAAAGGGGAATACATATTCTTGAGCGGCGCACACAGCGAAATGCCCTCAGACTACATCTCGAAATGTGTCAAACATGCTATAGAAACTGGCGCAGATAATGTGGGTGGAGTAATGAAAACAGTACCCAGAGTCAAATCGTCCGTTGGGATGGCGATTTCGAAGGTTCTTTCCAGCCCACTTGGGGTGGGAGGAGCCAAATTCAGGACGGGCGTTAGCAAACCCACAGAAGTAGATACTGTTCCCTTCGGTTGCTACAAACGAGAGGTTTTCGACAGAATCGGCTATTTCAATGAGCAGCTTGTTAGGAATCAAGATATTGAATTCAACCTCAGGTTAAAACGCGCCGGAGGTAGAATAATTCTTTTCCCTGACATTGAGCTTACCTATTATTCTCGATCGACTTTCAAAGAGCTTTGGAAGAACAACTTTGGAAATGGTTTCTGGATCATCGCAGGTTCTAAATATGCAGATCTTCCGTTTTCAATAAGGCACTTAGTACCCTTAATTTTCGTATTGACACTCTTGATTGGGATCGTTTTCTGCGTATTTTTGACTATTGTATGCAAGCTTCTCTTAATAATACTGGGTGTCTATTTCTTACTTACGTTGTTTGAGTCGTTTACTAAGCGAGAAAGCTTCAGTGTTTCAGTTCTAATGATCCTAGCCTTTCCTATACTTCATATATCTTACGGAATCGGGTCCTTGTGTGCGATTATCTTTTCTTTGAGGGCAGTGAAATCATGA
- a CDS encoding glycosyltransferase, translating into MKVCHITTVHPALDARIFYNECQSLSANGYDVALIAPGERDFEKSGVRVLSIKRSRRGLISRIVMPWRAFCRALREKAAIYHFHDPDFIFAALFMKLLRKKVVYDVHEHYVEVIPARKGRKPGRPYKAILKFVLETVPSKAFDMLVFPTESLSEEYGGAKRKIVIKNLFRLDSLEEDECEINVGKKYDVIHLGTVSQQRMKFMLDVIFHLSQLRKDFSWVFVGLSAETIKWVESSSEYESILGHLVLMEKVEHMKALELVKLSSVGFNYHPFEKRFQVSIPMKVFEYMAYGLAVVSTSLPELSLLLTDQKDSILVESQNAEDYAIAINNVLDDSDQMGRISVIARQTILERLNWEMSEEPKLLHSYSRILGGN; encoded by the coding sequence ATGAAAGTCTGCCATATTACTACAGTTCACCCTGCACTAGACGCAAGAATCTTCTACAACGAGTGTCAGAGTTTGAGTGCAAATGGCTATGATGTAGCACTAATCGCACCAGGTGAAAGGGATTTTGAGAAAAGCGGGGTGAGAGTCCTTTCAATAAAAAGATCGAGGAGAGGGCTTATCTCTCGAATCGTGATGCCTTGGAGAGCCTTTTGCAGGGCTTTAAGAGAAAAAGCAGCGATATATCATTTCCATGATCCAGACTTCATTTTTGCTGCACTTTTTATGAAGTTGCTGCGAAAGAAAGTGGTTTACGATGTCCATGAACATTATGTAGAGGTAATTCCAGCCAGAAAAGGAAGAAAGCCCGGTCGACCATACAAAGCGATCCTGAAGTTTGTTCTTGAGACAGTTCCTTCGAAGGCTTTCGATATGTTAGTTTTTCCGACTGAATCTCTCTCAGAGGAGTATGGAGGGGCAAAGAGAAAGATCGTAATCAAGAATCTCTTCCGTCTAGATAGTCTGGAAGAAGACGAATGCGAGATCAATGTTGGCAAGAAATATGATGTCATTCACCTGGGCACTGTTTCACAACAGAGAATGAAGTTCATGTTGGACGTCATTTTTCATCTTTCACAGCTGAGAAAGGATTTTTCGTGGGTTTTTGTCGGTTTGTCTGCCGAAACAATTAAATGGGTTGAGTCGAGCAGCGAGTATGAATCAATTCTGGGACATCTTGTATTGATGGAGAAAGTGGAACATATGAAGGCTTTGGAACTAGTCAAGTTATCTTCAGTAGGTTTTAATTATCATCCTTTTGAAAAGAGATTCCAAGTTTCAATCCCAATGAAAGTCTTTGAATACATGGCTTACGGTCTAGCGGTTGTAAGTACATCGCTTCCGGAACTGTCATTGCTGCTAACTGACCAAAAGGATTCTATCTTAGTCGAAAGTCAAAACGCTGAAGACTATGCAATCGCCATAAACAATGTCCTTGATGACTCTGATCAAATGGGTAGAATTTCCGTAATAGCTCGACAAACGATTCTTGAGCGACTAAACTGGGAGATGAGTGAAGAACCAAAGTTACTTCATTCATACAGTAGGATTCTCGGAGGGAATTAG
- a CDS encoding gfo/Idh/MocA family oxidoreductase: protein HPFMNLPDPETVYGSGHITAFEDFARAIIEDREPFVNGEEGKKSVEIILGIYKSAREGAPVRFG, encoded by the coding sequence ACACCCTTTCATGAATCTTCCAGACCCGGAAACGGTTTATGGCTCTGGTCATATAACAGCCTTTGAAGACTTCGCCAGGGCAATCATCGAAGATCGAGAACCTTTTGTCAACGGAGAAGAAGGGAAAAAATCCGTGGAAATCATTCTCGGAATATATAAGTCTGCTAGAGAAGGAGCGCCGGTTAGATTCGGATAA